In Candidatus Methylomirabilota bacterium, the DNA window GGTCTTGCCCAGCCCGGGCGGGCCGGAGAGAAGCACGTGGTCGAGCGGCTCGCCGCGCCGGCGCGCTGCCTCGACCGAGATGCGGAGGCTCTCCACCGCGGCGCGCTGCCCCACGTACTCGTCGAGGCGCTGCGGCCGGAGCTGGCGCTCGAGCTGCGCCTCCTCGGGCAGCGCCACGCGGCTCATCACGCGGGCCTCGTCGCTCACCGCGCCTCCCCGCCGTGCACGCCGGCCGCCGGCGCCCCGGCGCCCCGGTAGATCTCCTCGAAGAGCTCCTCGGGTGTGGTCAGATCCGGGCGGCGCTCGAGCGCGCGGTCGATCAGCCCCGCCGCCTCGCTGGGCCGGTGCCCCAGTTGCTTCACGAGGACCTCGAAGACCATGGCACGGAGGCCTTCCTCGTCGAGCGCGCGCGCCGGGCGGCGGGCCGGCGCCGCCTCGGCGGCCTCGGCCATCAGCGCGAACTTGGCGACCTTGCTCGAGAGCTGCGCCACGATGTTCTTGGCCTTCTGGGGCCCGATGCCGGGAAGCCGGCGGAGATAGCCCTCGTCCTGACGCGCGATCGCGGCGGCGATCTCACCCACCGGCGCGGCAAGGGCGCGCGCGGCGACGAGCGGCCCCACGTCCTTCACCGTGATCAGCTTTTCGAAGAACTCCTTGTCGAGCTCGGAGGTGAAGCCGATGAGCACCGGGCGCGGCTGATTCTGCGTGGCGTGATAGTGGATGGCGAGCACGACCTCGGGGCCGTCCGCGCTGGGCTCTGGCTTCACGTCCACGAGCGCCCGCTGGGTCACCGGCGGCAGGAAGACTTCGTAGCCCACTCCCGCCGCCTCCAGGATCACGCGATCCTCGAGCTTCGCGCGCACGCAGCCGCGGAGCGACGCGATCATGTATCCGCTCGCCTCGCCTGCGGCTCCGGCTCGCCAAGCCACGTATCCGCTCGCCTCGCCTGCGGCTCCGGCTCGCCAAGCAACTGCGGCAGTCGATGCGGGCGCTCGAAGGGCGCGCGGCCGGTGATACGGGACATGCCGGTGAGGGCGAGGCCGAGGGCGTCGGCAACGTGGGACGGGCGCGGCAGCTCGGCGAGGCCGAGGAGGGTCTGCACGCCGCGCTGCATCTGCCCCTTGCCGGCGGCGCCGTTGCCGGTCACCGCACGCTTGACTTCGGAGGCGGCGAGGGCCAGCACCGACACCCCACACTGGCGCGCGGCGAGATAGATCACCCCTCGGGCATGGCCCATCAGGATGGCGGTTCGGGGAAACCGGTATTCGGTGTAGAGGTCCTCGACGACGAGCAACCCCGGCTCGCGCGCCTCGATGAGGCGCCGCACCGCACCGTGAATCGCGTTGAGCCGGGCTTCCAGCGACTGGCCAGCGGCGCTACTGACGACACCGGCGTCCACGACGGCAAGCCCCCCGGGCCCGGCCTCGAGGACCCCGAATCCGGTGTCCACCAGGCCCGGGTCCACGCCCATGACCCGCAGCGCGCTAGGCCGCGGAGATGGCGTCGAGGACCTCGTCGGGAATGTCGTAGTTCGAGTAGACGGCCTGGACGTCGTCCTGCTCCTCGAGGGCCTCGATGAGCCGCAGCACCGCCGCGGCGTCCTTGCCCTCCACGCGCACGGTGGACTGCGGGACCATGACCGCGGACGCCTCCAGCACGGGGACGCCCTGCGTCTCCAGCGCGCTCCGCACCATTTCTATTTCATCAGGGGCCGTGCTGATCTCGAAAGCTTTTTCCACCTTCTTCACGTCGTCGGCGCCCGCCTCGAGCGCCTTCTCGAGCAGATCGTCCTCCTTGATCCGCTCCGCGTCCACCTGGATGACCCCGCGCCGGTCGAACATCCAGGCGACGCACCCCGATGTGCCCATCCGCCCGCTCTGCTTCTCGAAAAGGTGCCGCAGCTCCGGCCCCGTGCGGTTCTTGTTATCGGTCACCACCTGCACCAGCACCGCGACCCCGCCGGGTCCGTAGCCCTCGTACGTGATCTCCTCGTAGCTCTCGCCTGGCAGCTCGCCGGTGCCCTTCTGGATCGCCCGCTTGACGTTGTCGGCGGGCATGTTGGCCGCCTTCGCCGACTCCATGGCGGCCTTGAGCCGGAGATTGCCCTTCGGATCGCCGCCGCCGTTGCGGGCGGCGACGGTGATCTCGCGGAGGATCTTGGAGAAGAGCTTCCCCCGCTGGACGTCCGTCTTGCCCTTCTTCCGCTTGATCTGCGACCACCGTGAATGTCCCGACATGGCCTCTCACCTTCCCTCGTTGATCGATGCCCGGAGCGCCTTCACCCGGGCCAGCCGCCGCGTCCGCCGCTCGAGCGCCTCGCCCCACCGCCGCTGCTCCTCCGGCGTCTCCGGCGTGAAGGGGGTGCACGGGCGCGGGCGGAGGTCGGGCCCCAGATGCACATAGGTCAGGTAGGCGGTGCACGCGTGCCGGATCTCGCCGGTGATGGGGACCTCGGTGAGGACCTTCACGCCCACCTCGAGCGAGGATGTCCCCACGTGGTTCAGCCCGGCCTTGAACGTCACGACCTCGTGGGACGAGATTGGGGCATAGAAG includes these proteins:
- the ruvA gene encoding Holliday junction branch migration protein RuvA, translated to MIASLRGCVRAKLEDRVILEAAGVGYEVFLPPVTQRALVDVKPEPSADGPEVVLAIHYHATQNQPRPVLIGFTSELDKEFFEKLITVKDVGPLVAARALAAPVGEIAAAIARQDEGYLRRLPGIGPQKAKNIVAQLSSKVAKFALMAEAAEAAPARRPARALDEEGLRAMVFEVLVKQLGHRPSEAAGLIDRALERRPDLTTPEELFEEIYRGAGAPAAGVHGGEAR
- a CDS encoding crossover junction endodeoxyribonuclease RuvC; amino-acid sequence: MGVDPGLVDTGFGVLEAGPGGLAVVDAGVVSSAAGQSLEARLNAIHGAVRRLIEAREPGLLVVEDLYTEYRFPRTAILMGHARGVIYLAARQCGVSVLALAASEVKRAVTGNGAAGKGQMQRGVQTLLGLAELPRPSHVADALGLALTGMSRITGRAPFERPHRLPQLLGEPEPQARRADTWLGEPEPQARRADT
- a CDS encoding YebC/PmpR family DNA-binding transcriptional regulator translates to MSGHSRWSQIKRKKGKTDVQRGKLFSKILREITVAARNGGGDPKGNLRLKAAMESAKAANMPADNVKRAIQKGTGELPGESYEEITYEGYGPGGVAVLVQVVTDNKNRTGPELRHLFEKQSGRMGTSGCVAWMFDRRGVIQVDAERIKEDDLLEKALEAGADDVKKVEKAFEISTAPDEIEMVRSALETQGVPVLEASAVMVPQSTVRVEGKDAAAVLRLIEALEEQDDVQAVYSNYDIPDEVLDAISAA